From Caretta caretta isolate rCarCar2 chromosome 9, rCarCar1.hap1, whole genome shotgun sequence, one genomic window encodes:
- the RBM41 gene encoding RNA-binding protein 41 isoform X1: MGLRGGLAMGARASLAALQQPAGPGARPAPPLGPRRTVLLGVAVQALSGWGRGSERCGGPEPCGALPALVILLVNSSLSSDELLLEDLETEGERQLKSLLHHQLDTAVSIEQCVSKRRCFAPAALYKPFGEEAAGTLTLSQFQALQESEQETASLRELGLSDSEILLWKNHGSADKGSGLGAAPEAMRERLRAIQEKITERQRILSLPQRFAGSKQLSRREMEIENALFQGTDRHSFLRALYHQDEAQKRMVNEKDPMGDLETVCQEMLKKPLTGESQSTESDPCLPCFPSPSGPVVKGTTQLLDQGEQTEEYGGPSLPVIKAAGTVAQRPTLGPATVKEPVEFIPEEEIRKNRLSEEEIRSISRFSSYKPGEPSKVLYLKNLSTRVTVRELVSLFARFQEKDGTPIQFRLLSGRMRGQAFITFPSVEVAREAMLLVNGYSLLGKTLVIEFGKSKVQSSSVDSVSHSSCATDRAEKPTTN; this comes from the exons ATGGGCCTCCGCGGCGGGTTAGCAATGGGGGCACGGGCGAGCCTGGCTGCACTACAACAACCAGCAGGCCCTGgagcccgccccgcccctccaCTCGGGCCCCGCCGCACGGTGCTCCTGGGAGTTGCAGTCCAGGCCTTGagcggctggggcagggggagtgagAGGTGCGGGGGGCCGGAGCCATGCGGAG CGTTGCCAGCTCTcgtgattttatt GGTCAACAGCAGCCTGTCTAGCGATGAGCTCCTCCTAGAGGATttggagacagagggagagaggcagCTGAAGAGCCTCCTTCACCATCAGCTTGATACTGCTGTCTCTATTGAACA GTGCGTGTCCAAGCGGCGATGCTTCGCCCCAGCTGCTCTTTACAAGCCCTTtggagaggaggcagcagggactcTGACCTTATCGCAGTTCCAGGCACTGCAGGAGAGTGAGCAAGAAACAGCCTCTCTTCGGGAACTGGGGCTCTCAGACTCAGAGATCCTGCTCTGGAAGAACCATGGTTCAGCagataag ggctctgggctaggggcaGCCCCTGAAGCCATGCGGGAACGGCTGCGAGCCATCCAGGAGAAGATCACAGAGCGCCAGCGCATTTTGTCCCTGCCGCAGAGGTTTGCTGGCAGCAAACAGCTGAGTCGGCGGGAGATGGAGATTGAGAATGCGCTCTTCCAGGGGACGGACCGTCACTCCTTCCTGCGGGCACTCTACCACCAAG ATGAAGCTCAGAAGAGGATGGTGAATGAAAAGGACCCAATGGGTGATTTGGAGACTGTCTGTCAAGAGATGCTAAAAAAGCCATTGACCGGGGAATCCCAGTCTACAGAAAGTGATCCATGCTTGCCTTGCTTCccctccccaagtggacctgtggTTAAGGGTACCACACAGCTTCTGGATCAGGGAGAGCAGACAGAAGAGTATGGAGGTCCCAGCCTCCCCGTGATTAAGGCAGCGGGAACTGTGGCCCAGCGACCCACCCTGGGGCCTGCAACTGTAAAGGAGCCCGTGGAGTTCATCCCAGAAGAGGAGATCCGCAAGAATCGTCTCTCGGAGGAGGAGATCAGGAGCATCTCCCGGTTTTCCTCCTACAAGCCGGGAGAGCCAAGCAAG GTGCTGTATTTGAAGAACCTGAGCACTCGGGTGACAGTGAGGGAGCTGGTCTCTTTGTTTGCTCGGTTCCAGGAGAAGGATGGCACACCGATCCAGTTCCGTCTGCTGAGTGGCCGCATGAGGGGCCAGGCCTTCATCACCTTTCCCA GTGTCGAGGTTGCACGGGAAGCAATGCTGCTGGTGAACGGCTATAGCCTGCTGGGGAAAACGCTGGTGATAGAGTTTGGGAAAAGTAAGGTGCAGTCATCAAGTGTTGACTCTGTCTCCCACAGCTCATGTGCCACAGACCGTGCAGAGAAACCCACTACTAACTAG
- the RBM41 gene encoding RNA-binding protein 41 isoform X2 yields the protein MRRVNSSLSSDELLLEDLETEGERQLKSLLHHQLDTAVSIEQCVSKRRCFAPAALYKPFGEEAAGTLTLSQFQALQESEQETASLRELGLSDSEILLWKNHGSADKGSGLGAAPEAMRERLRAIQEKITERQRILSLPQRFAGSKQLSRREMEIENALFQGTDRHSFLRALYHQDEAQKRMVNEKDPMGDLETVCQEMLKKPLTGESQSTESDPCLPCFPSPSGPVVKGTTQLLDQGEQTEEYGGPSLPVIKAAGTVAQRPTLGPATVKEPVEFIPEEEIRKNRLSEEEIRSISRFSSYKPGEPSKVLYLKNLSTRVTVRELVSLFARFQEKDGTPIQFRLLSGRMRGQAFITFPSVEVAREAMLLVNGYSLLGKTLVIEFGKSKVQSSSVDSVSHSSCATDRAEKPTTN from the exons ATGCGGAG GGTCAACAGCAGCCTGTCTAGCGATGAGCTCCTCCTAGAGGATttggagacagagggagagaggcagCTGAAGAGCCTCCTTCACCATCAGCTTGATACTGCTGTCTCTATTGAACA GTGCGTGTCCAAGCGGCGATGCTTCGCCCCAGCTGCTCTTTACAAGCCCTTtggagaggaggcagcagggactcTGACCTTATCGCAGTTCCAGGCACTGCAGGAGAGTGAGCAAGAAACAGCCTCTCTTCGGGAACTGGGGCTCTCAGACTCAGAGATCCTGCTCTGGAAGAACCATGGTTCAGCagataag ggctctgggctaggggcaGCCCCTGAAGCCATGCGGGAACGGCTGCGAGCCATCCAGGAGAAGATCACAGAGCGCCAGCGCATTTTGTCCCTGCCGCAGAGGTTTGCTGGCAGCAAACAGCTGAGTCGGCGGGAGATGGAGATTGAGAATGCGCTCTTCCAGGGGACGGACCGTCACTCCTTCCTGCGGGCACTCTACCACCAAG ATGAAGCTCAGAAGAGGATGGTGAATGAAAAGGACCCAATGGGTGATTTGGAGACTGTCTGTCAAGAGATGCTAAAAAAGCCATTGACCGGGGAATCCCAGTCTACAGAAAGTGATCCATGCTTGCCTTGCTTCccctccccaagtggacctgtggTTAAGGGTACCACACAGCTTCTGGATCAGGGAGAGCAGACAGAAGAGTATGGAGGTCCCAGCCTCCCCGTGATTAAGGCAGCGGGAACTGTGGCCCAGCGACCCACCCTGGGGCCTGCAACTGTAAAGGAGCCCGTGGAGTTCATCCCAGAAGAGGAGATCCGCAAGAATCGTCTCTCGGAGGAGGAGATCAGGAGCATCTCCCGGTTTTCCTCCTACAAGCCGGGAGAGCCAAGCAAG GTGCTGTATTTGAAGAACCTGAGCACTCGGGTGACAGTGAGGGAGCTGGTCTCTTTGTTTGCTCGGTTCCAGGAGAAGGATGGCACACCGATCCAGTTCCGTCTGCTGAGTGGCCGCATGAGGGGCCAGGCCTTCATCACCTTTCCCA GTGTCGAGGTTGCACGGGAAGCAATGCTGCTGGTGAACGGCTATAGCCTGCTGGGGAAAACGCTGGTGATAGAGTTTGGGAAAAGTAAGGTGCAGTCATCAAGTGTTGACTCTGTCTCCCACAGCTCATGTGCCACAGACCGTGCAGAGAAACCCACTACTAACTAG